From Butyricimonas paravirosa, one genomic window encodes:
- a CDS encoding helix-turn-helix transcriptional regulator — MERKLLNRIKVVLAEKNKSNKWLSEQLDKDPAIISKWVTNTTQPNVETLIQISKILGVTVDDLLRTEQ, encoded by the coding sequence ATGGAGCGTAAATTACTGAACCGAATCAAAGTCGTTCTCGCAGAGAAAAACAAGAGCAATAAGTGGCTCTCGGAACAATTGGATAAAGATCCTGCTATAATCTCCAAATGGGTTACCAATACAACACAACCCAATGTGGAGACGCTAATTCAAATATCCAAAATTTTGGGTGTAACTGTGGATGACTTATTGAGAACGGAACAATAA